The DNA segment CCGGTATCGCCTCTGCAGTGTTACCAGCGCCTCCGTGAATCCTTCCGAGCTGAACCACATGCGTGCGGGGGTCACCGGGGTATTCAGGAGGTAGTGCCCGATGGAAAGCTGGCACATCACCGGCACACGGTCGGGTTTACCCTTGCGCATGGCGATGGCCATGCGTGTTCGTGGGGTGAGGGGAGAATTATTATAGATCATGGAAAGAGTCAAGCAATTTCGTTATTTCAGTCTTTGCATCGGGGATATTGGTTGATACAATTCTCCAAACGATTTCGAGGTCTATGCCGAAATAGGCATGAATGGCAATATTCCTCAGGCCGATCATTTTTTTCCATACTTTCAATGTATTCCCCGATCATGCTCATTGACTCAAGAATATCTTCAATGAACAGCCGGTAATCTCGTTTTGTCATACCATACGCACTTCTTCCAGTATTCTACTCCTCAATTGCCGTTTCAATGCGTTTTTTGTTACTATATCCACCGGCTTTTCGAGTATTTCTTCAAGATAATCCTTCAAATCGAAAAGTTCCCATCCGACCGGTTCCGAAAATTCGACAAGAATATCCACATCACTTCCCCGGGTCTCCTCATTGCGGGCATATGACCCGAAAACACCGATGCACTTCACATGAAAACGTGCAGCGAGGACGTCTTTATGGGTTTTTAGTATGGATTCGATTTCTAGCATTCTCTTATCCTTGATGTAGCGGAATGTA comes from the Candidatus Latescibacter sp. genome and includes:
- a CDS encoding DUF86 domain-containing protein; its protein translation is MKVWKKMIGLRNIAIHAYFGIDLEIVWRIVSTNIPDAKTEITKLLDSFHDL
- a CDS encoding nucleotidyltransferase family protein is translated as MLEIESILKTHKDVLAARFHVKCIGVFGSYARNEETRGSDVDILVEFSEPVGWELFDLKDYLEEILEKPVDIVTKNALKRQLRSRILEEVRMV